The region ATTGATCCTTGCTATGTACTAGACAATAGTACGATAGCAATAGGGGGAGAGGAACCAGGATTATTTGGGATTCTTCGATACAGGGATAGAGGCGAGGGCTAGTATGAAGTGGGATAGATCAGCCATCGCTCCAGCGATCGCTAACGGCTATCTCATCACATCAGCAGAGCGCACGATTGGTTGAGAGGACTCTAGCATGGACAACAATAATCTGATTCAACAGCTTTTAATGATCGGCATCGGGACGACGTCCTTAGTTGCTGAAAAGCTTCGAGATGTCAGCAATCAATGGGTAAAAGACGGTAAGCTAGACCCCGAGCAGGCGTCTAGTTTTGTCAATGACCTCATGCAGCAGCTTCGCTCGGAGCAGACCAATGTCGAAGCTCAGTTTGAGCGGCAGCTTCGCAATGTTCTACAAGACTTGGGCGTACCTCGCCAGGCAGAGATGGACGAACTGCGCGGCCGCCTCGATCGCTTAGAGCGCCAAGTTCGAGATCTAGAAAATAAGCTTTGGCGTTGATCGTTCATCAGGTTGGACGGACTGCGCCGCTAAACCTCACCATGCATTGAAGACTTAAAACGGAGGAAACTCTTTTGCGCGAGATACTAATTAGCTTTGGAGTCATCGTGGCCTGCTGCCTCGTGCTTTTGGTGGCCCAGATTCGAGGAACGGGGGATGCGATCGCTGCTCCATCTCCCACACCAGAGGTGACCCTTGCCGATAGCAGCCCATCCGTCCAGGCTGAACTTACCATCGCCCAAGCTGCTCCTAGCACTGAAGCTAGTGACTTGATGAATCCAGCAGAATCCCCCTCGGAGGTCGCCCCTGTGGCAGATAACCTAGTTACCACTGAATCTGGTCTACAGTACGTTGAACTTGTGGAAGGCACCGGTGCTATTCCCCAGACGGGTCAAACCGTGGTCGTGCACTACGTCGGTACCCTAGAAGACGGCACCCAGTTTGATAGCTCTCGCGATCGCAACCGTCCTTTCTCGTTTCGTCTGGGTACCGGTCAGGTGATTCGCGGCTGGGATGAAGGCCTTTCCACCATGCGGGTTGGTGGACGTCGGCAGTTGATTATCCCCTCAGACTTAGGCTATGGAGCCCGTGGTGCTGGTGGCGTCATTCCACCCAATGCAACCCTAATCTTTGATGTGGAATTGTTGCGAATTAGCTAGCCTGCAGAACGCTATCAGCTAGGGCGATTACAACGTGCGCAATCGCCCTAGGATATTACATTCTTTGAAGTTTTGTAGGGTTTTGCAGATCCCGCCTAGAGCCCTGCTGTACACTGAAACTCGATTGTAAAACCATCGACGTCAGCCAGATTGTATTCCAACGAATGGATCTGGTCAGACTGTTAACAGCCAATCGTTTGGAGCCTGTATATCAATGTCGCATTCCGTTAAGATCTACGACACTTGTATTGGGTGTACGCAGTGCGTCCGTGCGTGTCCTCTAGATGTTCTTGAAATGGTGCCCTGGGATGGCTGCAAAGCTGGGCAGATCGCTTCGTCTCCACGGACGGAAGACTGTGTAGGCTGTAAGCGTTGTGAAACGGCTTGCCCCACTGATTTCTTGAGCATCCGTGTTTACCTCGGCGCTGAAACGACCCGCAGTATGGGTCTGGCCTACTAATTTGTACATCTTAACTCGGGCGGATGTTTCATCCGTTTCGAGGTTTTATCACTCAACCTATAACGGTAGCGGGGGCACAGTCCCCGTTTTTTTTGTTTAGGAAAGGGTGAATTTACAGCGTACCAGGATGAGCGATCGCCCACCCTGGCCTATGGAAACCATGACCTAGTCGGTGTCTAAACCTACAGCACCTGGAGACCAGATCGGAAGCGATCGCTAGCGGAACATGCTGCTCACCGAGCTATCTTCATGAATACGCCACACCGTCTCTCCCAAGAGATTAGCCACCGACAGCACCGTAAGCTGCTCGAAGTAGCGCTCGGGAGAAACTGGGATGGTGTTGGTGACAATCACCTCTTCAAAAATACCGCTGGAGAGCCGTTGAACTGCTGGTGGAGAGAACACAGCATGGGTTGCGCAGGCATAGACCTGCCGAGCTCCTTCATGGCGCAACATCCGACCGGCTTCACAAATGGTGCCAGCGGTGTCAATCATGTCGTCTACCAAAATGGCTGTTTTGCCCGCTACATCGCCAATGATATTCATCACCTCAGCCACGTTATGAGCCTGGCGGCGTTTATCAACGATCGCTAGGGGTGCATCGTTAAGCTTCTTGGCAAAAGCCCGAGCCCGAGCAACCCCACCCACATCTGGGGAGACCACCACCACATCTGACAAATCTTTCCGAGCCAGATACTCCAAGATCACGGGAGAACCATAGACATGATCAAAGGGGATATCAAAGTAGCCTTGGATTTGGGCAGAGTGTAGATCCATGGCCAAAATGCGCCCTGCTCCAGCTTTGGTAATCAAGTTAGCCACAAGCTTAGCGGTAATCGATTCCCGTCCGGCGGTTTTGCGGTCAGCACGGGCATAGCCGTAGTAGGGGATCACGGCGGTAATTTGCCGAGCCGATGCTCGACGGCAGGCGTCGATCATGATCAACAGCTCCATCAAATGGTCATTGACCGGGTGACAGGTGGGCTGGATCAGATAGACATCACACCCTCGGATTGATTCCTGAATTTGGACATACAGTTCGCCATCTGCAAACTGTTTTCTCACCATTGGGCCTAAGTCCATGCCCAGATAGCGGGCAACTTCTTCGGCAAGCAGCACATTCGATGAGCCAGCAAACAGACGTAGTCGGCTGTTCTCAGAGAAGGTGTGCAACGAGGTCTGAAGGGGAAGAGTAGCAGAGTGAATCACGATGAGCCCTCGAAGTGTCAGAGTCAGTGCAGGACAGTACGTTGGAGATAGGGAGGGTCGCAGTCAGCGATCGCCGCTCCCACCGCGTTAGACCTCAGCGGCATGTCCCATACTTGGGGTATCTAGCCGCATGGGCTGTGGATAGGCTTACGAGTGCCAGAGTGAACAGTGACTGTCCTGATGGCATTTGAGGTTAGGCTATGCAAGCCTACCATTCCTAAGGAATGGCACAAAATAGGGTTTTCACGAGGTTATTTAAGAACAGCTTTAGCGTTTTATAAATACATGGAACCTAGAGGTGCTGGTTAGGCTAGAGTTGAGCGTAGTCCAGCATTAATAACTGGGGTAGTGAGGTAGCAGAGGGTCACTGGCTTGTAACCTTGGCGTTTAAACTCAGTTACCTGGTACAGATTATACTGTGCGATCGCTAGGATCCAACAGGCTCTTACTCCGTCAACTGGCTGAACGTGGCGAAGTAAATGTGAGAGGAATGACCGATCTTAGGGCTGCCTATAGGTTTGTGCTGGGCAGAAATTTGATGCTGGCTCACGCTTCAATTTTCTCACCCAATGTGAGTGTGATGATTACCCATACTGTTCATGCGGATCCCAGTTCAGCCCATCATTCATCCATTGGGGCGATGACCGATATCGTTTGGGTGGATCCTAGTTCAGCCTATCTCCCATCCCTCAATCAGCTCAGGATCAACAAAGAAGCTGACGATTTCTGTTGGATGTTCGTCACCGTAGGTTTTCGCGGGTGCCCTCAAGAGCACGGAATTGTCGAGATGCAAATTCAAGATAGGGAATCGCTCGCTGAGGAGCATGAAGATCCAAAAAATAGAGTGCTTGCTCCATGGCGGCATGGGCTAGAGCTACTTGGTGCTGTTGAGTTGATGACATACGATCCTCCGGCATGATGTCTTGATCTTATGAAGTGGATGGGTGTCCCAGTTCAGCGATCGCTGAATTTTGGTATCAAGGGGGCCGTTGTCAAGTCACCACTAGGGACGGTCGCAAACATTGCTAGCAGCTACCCACAACGGGTAGCGGTTCCTGACCCTGAGGGAGTGCATAGGGTTGGACTGCATTCAGTATGTCGCGATCCTGCCGTTGATCCCGTGATCCTGCTGGTGGTTCTAGGTGATTCTTCTAGAGCAACCTTGTGACGGATGAGTGCTCTACGGGTGAGCCATCCAGGTAGAAAAATGTGATCTAAACTATAACTAGGCTGTGAGATGTATCACATTTGGCGGATGTTTAATCAGAATGCCATTGATACACTTGGGGTGTTCTATTGGGAACACTAGGGAAGTTCGCCCCTTGCCTCTTCTAAGGTTTGCCATCGAACGCTACTTGAGTTCATCCAATGGTGCTCGGATTGCGTCTCAGGGATGTACTGGGCTCTTCTATTACTCCTCCACGTTGCTATGTCTGCACATCAAACCCTGGTTTCGGATCAGGCATCACTGCTGTCCACGTTGCTTAATAGCTTGCCTACAGCGGCGGCCCTGCTAGATGTTGAGATGAACTATTTAGCGGTCAATGAATATTGGCTGCGGCTTGTAGCGATCGCCGGCGATGTCAGATCTGATTGGGTAGGCC is a window of Candidatus Obscuribacterales bacterium DNA encoding:
- the psaC gene encoding photosystem I iron-sulfur center protein PsaC, which translates into the protein MSHSVKIYDTCIGCTQCVRACPLDVLEMVPWDGCKAGQIASSPRTEDCVGCKRCETACPTDFLSIRVYLGAETTRSMGLAY
- a CDS encoding ribose-phosphate pyrophosphokinase, yielding MIHSATLPLQTSLHTFSENSRLRLFAGSSNVLLAEEVARYLGMDLGPMVRKQFADGELYVQIQESIRGCDVYLIQPTCHPVNDHLMELLIMIDACRRASARQITAVIPYYGYARADRKTAGRESITAKLVANLITKAGAGRILAMDLHSAQIQGYFDIPFDHVYGSPVILEYLARKDLSDVVVVSPDVGGVARARAFAKKLNDAPLAIVDKRRQAHNVAEVMNIIGDVAGKTAILVDDMIDTAGTICEAGRMLRHEGARQVYACATHAVFSPPAVQRLSSGIFEEVIVTNTIPVSPERYFEQLTVLSVANLLGETVWRIHEDSSVSSMFR
- a CDS encoding phasin family protein, yielding MDNNNLIQQLLMIGIGTTSLVAEKLRDVSNQWVKDGKLDPEQASSFVNDLMQQLRSEQTNVEAQFERQLRNVLQDLGVPRQAEMDELRGRLDRLERQVRDLENKLWR
- a CDS encoding FKBP-type peptidyl-prolyl cis-trans isomerase, whose amino-acid sequence is MREILISFGVIVACCLVLLVAQIRGTGDAIAAPSPTPEVTLADSSPSVQAELTIAQAAPSTEASDLMNPAESPSEVAPVADNLVTTESGLQYVELVEGTGAIPQTGQTVVVHYVGTLEDGTQFDSSRDRNRPFSFRLGTGQVIRGWDEGLSTMRVGGRRQLIIPSDLGYGARGAGGVIPPNATLIFDVELLRIS